In the genome of Physeter macrocephalus isolate SW-GA chromosome 20, ASM283717v5, whole genome shotgun sequence, one region contains:
- the TSPAN14 gene encoding tetraspanin-14, producing MHYYRYSNAEVSCWYKYLLFSYNIVFWLAGVVFLGVGLWAWSEKGVLSDLTKVTRMHGIDPVVLVLMVGVVMFTLGFAGCVGALRENICLLNFFCSAIVLIFFLELAVAVLAFLFQDWVRDRFREFFESNIRSYRDDIDLQNLIDSLQKANQCCGAYGPEDWDLNVYFNCSGASYSREKCGVPFSCCVPDPAQKVVNTQCGYDVRTQVRAPMHMTLNSSGLLSRVQLPDLAQVQIGVGKPGETKLRGAT from the exons ATGCACTATTATAGATACTCCAACGCCGAGGTCAGCTGCTGGTACAAGTATCTCCTTTTCAGCTACAACATCGTCTTCTGG TTGGCTGGAGTTGTCTTCCTCGGTGTCGGACTATGGGCGTGGAGCGAAAAG GGGGTGCTGTCCGACCTCACCAAAGTGACCCGGATGCATGGCATTGACCCTGTGGTCCTGGTGCTGATGGTGGGCGTGGTCATGTTCACGCTGGGTTTCGCTGGCTGTGTGGGGGCCCTGCGGGAGAACATCTGCCTGCTCAACTTT TTCTGCAGTGCCATTGTGCTCATCTTTTTCCTGGAGCTAGCCGTGGCCGTGCTGGCCTTCCTGTTCCAGGACTGGGTGAGGGACCGGTTCCGGGAGTTCTTTGAGAGCAACATCAGATCCTACCGGGATGACATTGACCTGCAGAACCTCATCGACTCCCTTCAGAAAGCT AACCAGTGCTGTGGGGCATATGGCCCTGAAGACTGGGACCTCAACGTCTACTTCAACTGCAGTGGCGCCAGCTACAGCCGCGAGAAGTGTGGGGTGCCCTTCTCCTGCTGTGTGCCCGACCCCGCG CAAAAAGTTGTGAACACACAGTGTGGCTATGATGTCAGGACTCAGGTGAGAGCCCCAATGCATATGACTTTGAATTCTTCAGGTTTACTCTCTAGGGTCCAACTTCCTGATTTAGCACAAGTGCAAATTGGAGTGGGAAAGCCAGGGGAGACTAAGCTCAGAGGTGCCACCTAA